The Montipora capricornis isolate CH-2021 chromosome 3, ASM3666992v2, whole genome shotgun sequence genome window below encodes:
- the LOC138039973 gene encoding uncharacterized protein yields MTLIQARLMITQYHRLWAIFYRNIPRISKLLISTLTLSLALNSWLLKGTFDVLVITETKLDHTFRDAQLTIDGYRFTRLDRSVHGGGVIIYWRSDLIFNYSKSAPKLSSVEALSIKLKLGNSWLMVCGAYRPPSTRRSIWMEDLYKLFEHALSSCYDLLVLGDLNCDLLEPQNNGGEGSDLLDLCDIFNLECLVNEPTRVTPTSKTLIDVILTNNKGRFLSTGTLEPHISDHRLIYTVMRISLARKRSRKVTCRSYKAYDKERFVSDLTTVPFHITSIFDDIDVQAWAFSKLFSDIANEHAPIKQFHIRGGQLPYVTPGWRRAIRHRNRLWNKYRKLKTEANWLAYKRQRNLCTSLRRKAITGYFRHKTNNLSSDPKEFWKLFGPLFSSKQRGTNDITLLEDDIFITDKQRIAHIFNQFFTHVADNIPEPDPSLYGPDFLHHHSIKTITSLMDGNPSADFCFNNTTPAVVTDIIKSLSASKVIGHDDIPTRLVKDSISILARPLCTLFNSSIASNCFPTCWKSGQVTPVFKKDTEYLKENYQPITVLVTFSNIMERILSQKLVNFFEEKLSPYLSAYRRNYSCQTALLRILEELRIACDHKSIAAIVGIDLTKAFDCLPHELLLVKQKSYGLSSDCLLLLRSYLTDRFQRVKIGDTFSDWTRINRGVPQGSEINTYADDTQFFTSGQDPVTIQLSMQADLQSASEWFQSYGMGLNVDKCLSMWVGSNSENLPLQLKNRNLQLSSSMKLLGITIDNALNFHEHVSGLVRKVSNQLQVLKRHKRLIPTGAKKRLYESFILSHLNYCSVIWLHCGKKNVDKLEKINERCLRFVFNDLHSTYDELLDYINQPCLQDRRIHDMLTLTYRALNGNTPVYIKNLLNVKDTTYNLRGQHLLNVPRVNTTTCGLHSFRYFASKLTGSRGDMFVVRTSKPAENI; encoded by the exons ATGACACTGATTCAAGCTCGGTTGATGATAACTCAATACCACCGTTTGTGGGCGATCTTTTACAGAAATATCCCAAGAATTTCAAAATTGCTCATATCAACGCTAACTCTATCGCTGGCTTTAAATTCATGGCTCCTCAAAGGAACTTTTGACGTCCTCGTCATTACAGAGACCAAACTTGACCATACGTTCCGGGATGCTCAACTTACTATTGATGGGTATAGATTTACCCGTCTTGATAGATCAGTCCATGGTGGAGGAGTCATAATATATTGGCGTTCTGACCTTATCTTCAACTACAGCAAATCAGCTCCTAAACTGTCCAGCGTTGAGGCTCTTTCGATCAAACTTAAACTCGGTAATTCATGGCTTATGGTATGTGGTGCCTACAGACCTCCCAGCACTCGCAGATCAATCTGGATGGAAGATCTTTATAAGCTCTTCGAACATGCTTTGTCCTCCTGTTATGACCTGCTCGTACTGGGTGACCTCAATTGTGATCTCCTTGAGCCTCAAAATAATGGCGGCGAGGGCAGTGATCTGCTGGATTTATGTGACATTTTCAACCTGGAATGCCTTGTTAATGAACCCACTCGTGTGACTCCTACCTCTAAGACATTAATTGATGTGATCCTTACCAATAACAAAGGTAGATTCCTGTCAACGGGTACCCTTGAACCGCACATTAGTGATCATAGATTGATTTATACAGTGATGAGAATCTCTCTTGCTCGTAAACGATCTAGAAAAGTCACATGCAGAAGCTACAAAGCCTATGATAAAGAACGATTTGTGTCTGACTTGACTACTGTGCCTTTTCATATTACGTCAATCTTTGATGACATCGATGTCCAGGCCTGGGCTTTTAGTAAACTCTTTTCGGACATTGCTAACGAACATGCCCCTATTAAGCAATTTCACATCCGTGGGGGACAGCTTCCCTATGTGACACCCGGATGGAGGCGCGCTATCAGACATAGAAACAGATTATGGAACAAATACAGGAAATTAAAGACAGAAGCTAATTGGTTGGCCTACAAGCGACAACGAAACTTGTGTACATCTCTGAGGAGGAAAGCCATAACTGGTTATTTTCgtcataaaacaaataacctATCATCTGACCCAAAGGAATTTTGGAAGCTTTTTGGCCCTCTCTTCAGCTCTAAACAAAGAGGAACTAATGATATCACTCTTTTGGAGGATGATATATTTATTACTGACAAACAACGTATAGCTCATATTTTCAATCAGTTCTTCACTCATGTTGCTGATAATATCCCTGAACCTGATCCATCTCTGTATGGCCCAGATTTTCTCCATCACCATAGTATCAAAACCATCACTAGCCTTATGGACGGTAATCCTTCGGCTGACTTCTGTTTCAACAATACTACTCCTGCTGTTGTTACTGATATTATCAAGTCATTATCTGCTTCTAAAGTTATCGGTCATGATGATATTCCCACAAGGCTGGTAAAAGATAGCATCAGCATCTTAGCAAGACCTCTGTGTACTCTCTTTAACTCTTCAATTGCCAGTAACTGCTTTCCGACTTGTTGGAAGTCTGGTCAGGTAACGCCAGTGTTTAAGAAAGACACCGAATACCTCAAGGAAAATTACCAACCCATAACTGTTCTTGTCACCTTTAGCAACATTATGGAGCGCATTCTATCACAAAAGCTCGTTAACTTCTTTGAGGAGAAATTATCACCATACTTATCTGCTTACCGTCGGAATTACAGCTGTCAGACTGCCCTGCTGCGCATTTTGGAGGAATTGAGAATTGCCTGTGACCACAAGTCTATCGCTGCCATTGTGGGTATTGACTTAACAAAGGCTTTTGATTGTCTTCCACATGAACTTCTATTAGTTAAGCAGAAATCTTATGGTTTATCCAGCGATTGCTTATTATTGTTAAGAAGCTACCTCACCGATCGTTTTCAGAGAGTCAAAATTGGGGATACGTTTTCTGACTGGACAAGGATAAATAGGGGCGTTCCACAAGG TTCTGAGATTAACACTTACGCTGATGACACACAATTCTTTACTAGTGGCCAGGATCCTGTCACTATCCAACTTTCAATGCAGGCTGACCTTCAATCTGCCTCCGAGTGGTTTCAGTCATATGGCATGGGTCTTAACGTCGACAAATGTCTTTCAATGTGGGTTGGATCCAATAGTGAAAATCTTCCATTGCAACTTAAGAATAGGAACCTGCAGTTGAGTTCTTCCATGAAACTTCTGGGTATAACGATTGACAATGCACTAAATTTCCATGAGCATGTATCCGGACTAGTTCGCAAAGTCAGTAATCAACTCCAAGTGCTTAAACGACATAAACGTCTAATACCAACTGGTGCTAAGAAACGTCTATATGAATCATTTATATTATCACATCTTAATTACTGTTCCGTTATCTGGCTTCATTGCGGCAAAAAGAATGTTGATAAACTGGAGAAAATTAATGAGAGATGCCTCCGCTTTGTCTTCAATGACCTTCATAGCACTTATGACGAATTATTAGACTACATTAACCAGCCTTGTTTACAAGACCGCAGGATACATGATATGTTGACTCTCACTTATCGAGCACTTAATGGTAACACCCCTGTATATATTAAGAATCTACTCAACGTCAAAGATACTACTTATAACCTACGAGGCCAACATCTTCTCAATGTCCCCAGGGTTAATACCACAACCTGTGGCCTACATTCTTTTCGTTATTTTGCTTCTAAActcacagggtccagaggagatatgtttgtcgttagaacatcaaaacccgccgaaaacatctga
- the LOC138041215 gene encoding galanin receptor 2a-like — protein sequence MAMFSSYHNSKSAFNVTLWTLQEMIVVAGIIQNALILFIVLKNKTMHTTTNYLLANLAAADLVSLIFCPIRMALDITDNHIGGMAGQVICKAFTGNFLPKLAKCAGFTSLIFLATDRYHAIATPFIIRYRLTKNNIGFAIGLTWALAVTFCLPFVIWSDFNEKTKRCLNPWSIEKGASMKIYIVAINIVFLCCACLLMFCYVQILRGIFITRTVCSGNIACSDHTQLAAKKKLARTSLVVSVSFCTCYSPSLFFQLYLALTTPETVNQNYETMYVVHSLASFILLLGSCLNPLLYAFQSSNYRENLKRIFTKKRRICTVGPATVG from the coding sequence ATGGCAATGTTTTCTTCCTACCATAACTCGAAGTCAGCTTTTAATGTCACATTATGGACTCTGCAAGAGATGATCGTGGTTGCGGGGATTATTCAAAATGCACTCATTTTATTCATTGTACTCAAGAATAAGACTATGCACACAACAACCAACTACCTCCTTGCGAACCTGGCAGCGGCAGATTTGGTATCTTTAATCTTCTGTCCGATCCGCATGGCTTTAGATATTACGGACAATCACATCGGTGGGATGGCCGGACAAGTCATTTGTAAAGCGTTCACTGGGAATTTCCTTCCCAAACTGGCAAAATGTGCAGGGTTTACATCCTTAATTTTCTTAGCTACTGACAGATATCATGCCATCGCCACTCCCTTTATAATTCGCTATAGACTCACGAAAAACAACATTGGTTTCGCTATAGGCCTAACATGGGCCTTGGCAGTAACTTTCTGTCTACCATTTGTTATTTGGAGCGACttcaacgaaaaaacaaaacgatgtCTCAATCCCTGGTCGATTGAAAAAGGAGCGTCAATGAAGATTTACATCGTGGCGATCAATATAGTGTTTCTTTGCTGTGCTTGTCTATTGATGTTCTGCTATGTGCAGATTTTAAGAGGAATTTTTATTACAAGAACGGTTTGTTCGGGAAACATAGCTTGTAGTGACCATACACAGTTAGCGGCAAAGAAAAAATTAGCGCGAACTTCGTTAGTGGTTAGTGTCAGCTTCTGCACCTGTTATAGTCCATCCTTGTTTTTTCAATTGTATTTGGCATTGACAACCCCTGAAACAGTGAACCAAAATTATGAAACAATGTATGTTGTTCATAGCCTGGCGAGCTTTATTTTGCTTCTTGGTTCATGTTTGAATCCGTTATTATACGCATTTCAAAGCTCCAATTATCGAGAAAATTTGAAACGGATTTTCACGAAGAAAAGGAGAATATGCACTGTGGGACCAGCGACGGTCGGCTGA